The genomic stretch CGAGGTCGCCCCTGACCTTGACGCACGCCCCGAATTCTCCGCAACTGTCCCACCGAAAGCAGTGCGCTGGCATGTTGCAATCGGGGCCGCCCAGCAGCCGTCGGCGAATGTCGCATCACCCGAGGACCTTGCGGTCATTCCGTACACATCGGGCACCACGGGTGCCCCGAAAGGATGTATGCATACGCATCGAGCCGCAAATCATGTTGTGGCTGCGTCTGTGCAATGGTGTCATTTATCATCGGACTCAATCGTCTTATGCTCGATGCCGATGTTTCATGTAACCGGGATGCAACACACAATGAATTTGGCGATCTTCCTTGGGGCGACCATGGTCGTGATGACGCGTTGGGACGGTCGTTGTGCCGCGCAACTGATCGAGCGCTACCGCATAACGTATTGGAGCGCCATTTCGACGATGATGATTGACTTCATGAGTGTGCCCGATCTCGACCGTTTCGACCTAAGCTCCATCGAGATCGTGGGTGGCGGTGGTGCTGCGATGCCCAAAGCACTGGCGCAGCGCATGGCAGCACGTTTGGCCGTTCCCTATGTGGAGGGCTATGGGTTGTCCGAGACCATTGGTGCGACCCATCTCAACCCTCCGCAGCGCTGCAAGCAGCAGTGTTTGGGTATTCCGATTCAGGACACGGACTCGATTGTGGTCGATCCCACAACGTTCGAGGTCCTCGATACGCGTTCAACGGGTGAAATTCTCGTCAGCGGCCCACAAGTGTTCACGGGCTATTGGGGACGTCCTGAGGCCACGCGCGATGCTTTCGTCGAAGTTTCCGGGAAGCATTATCTGCGCACGGGCGACCTCGGCTATATCGATGAAGAAGGTTATTTCTTCTTCGTCGATCGGTTAAAGCGGATGATCAACGCTTCTGGATACAAGGTACGGCCCGCCGAAGTCGAGACTGTACTCTTTGAACACCCTGCGATTCAGGAAGCGTGTGTCGTGGCAGCACGCGATGCGCGTAGGGGGGAGACAGTGAAGGCATTCGTG from Paraburkholderia sp. IMGN_8 encodes the following:
- a CDS encoding long-chain-fatty-acid--CoA ligase, with the protein product MKNSPYWPDGLSHHLPLPRTSLYDNLQASATRYPGKTAIHFYGSAMSYAQLRKEVDALAGFLQHQCGVACADRVALYMQNSPQYVIGYFAILRANAVVVPVNPMNTAAELRHIIEDCGAKVALLGEELFKNARPLLGEALDHTIVARYADYIDEATDLPLPAMLTEVAPDLDARPEFSATVPPKAVRWHVAIGAAQQPSANVASPEDLAVIPYTSGTTGAPKGCMHTHRAANHVVAASVQWCHLSSDSIVLCSMPMFHVTGMQHTMNLAIFLGATMVVMTRWDGRCAAQLIERYRITYWSAISTMMIDFMSVPDLDRFDLSSIEIVGGGGAAMPKALAQRMAARLAVPYVEGYGLSETIGATHLNPPQRCKQQCLGIPIQDTDSIVVDPTTFEVLDTRSTGEILVSGPQVFTGYWGRPEATRDAFVEVSGKHYLRTGDLGYIDEEGYFFFVDRLKRMINASGYKVRPAEVETVLFEHPAIQEACVVAARDARRGETVKAFVVLRAGADASAQQIIAWAHDHMASYKAPTIVEFISTLPRTGSGKVQWRLLQEREDGCLRP